The segment GAGCATGAAGATCGTTGTTCTCGGCGGTACCGGGATGATCGGTTCGCGTCTCGTTCGCATCCTGCAGGCGGGCGAGCACGAGGTGGCGGCGCATTCGTTGTCCACCGGGGTGGATCTGATCAGTGAGAAAGGGTTGCCGGAGGCGGTGAAGGGCGCCGACGTCGTGGTGAATCTGACGAATTCACCGACCTACGACGACGGCTCTCTGGTGTTCTTCCGGCAGAGCATGGAGAACCTGCTCCTGGCGTCCGAGGACGCCGATGTCAGGCATCTCGTCGTGCTTTCGGTGATCGGCGCCGGCTCGGTGCATGAGGTGGCCTATTACCGGGCAAAAGCGCTTCAGGAACAGTTGCTGCAGGCCGGGCCGGTGCCATTTTCGATCGTACGCTCGACGCAGGTCTTCGAATCAGTCGACGGCATGCTGCGCTGGTCAGCCGACGAGAACACGGTCCGGTTGCCGGGCACCCTGCTGCAGCCGATCGCCGCCGCGGACCTCGCCTGGACGCTGGCGCAGGTGAGCGCAGGCCCGCCGCTGCAGGGCGTGCGGAGCATCGCCGGACCGGAGGTGTTCGCCCTGGACGAGCTGGCCCGGATCACCCTGGCCGCGCGCGGCGACCGGCGCGCGGTGGTCAAGGACGACGGCGTGAGCATGCTCGCCGCGGTTCGTGGCGATGC is part of the Actinoplanes sp. NBC_00393 genome and harbors:
- a CDS encoding SDR family oxidoreductase: MKIVVLGGTGMIGSRLVRILQAGEHEVAAHSLSTGVDLISEKGLPEAVKGADVVVNLTNSPTYDDGSLVFFRQSMENLLLASEDADVRHLVVLSVIGAGSVHEVAYYRAKALQEQLLQAGPVPFSIVRSTQVFESVDGMLRWSADENTVRLPGTLLQPIAAADLAWTLAQVSAGPPLQGVRSIAGPEVFALDELARITLAARGDRRAVVKDDGVSMLAAVRGDALTAGFESDIATTTYEQWLTAR